GCCCAGCCTCTCTGGCAGCAGGCACTGACCAGGGAACTTCTTACCACCCATGCCTGACCCAGGGCCTCCCCCAATCCCCTCCGCTCCCTCTCCGGCTGCAGACTTGCCCCCCAGGgacccctctccctccacacctGGGCTTCCGCCCTGAGGGTCCTCTGGCTCCGCGCGGGGCGAGctcacttccccctccctcccctgcaggctGTCCGGCGAGCCGGCCCTCCGCCCGCGCCGCGGGGTGGGCAAGCGCCCCGCGGGGGTCTCGGGCTCCCAGCCCACTGCCCGGCCTCCCTGCCACCCGCTAGGCGTCGTCCGGGGACGCCCATCTCCAAGAGGGGCTTCCGCCGAGAGAGGACGCCCCTCGCCGAGAGAGACCCTCAATCACAAGtcaccccgccctccccaccctcctcgcCGTGCCACGCAACCCCGCCCCCGAACCGCCCTCCCGATCTCCGTGCAGTACCCCTCGCCCCTCGCCGGGAAGAACGCAGTGATTCCAGCAGCCGTGGCGGCTCTTTGAGCCCAAGGGGCGGGCGCGGCAGCCATTGGCGGAGGCCGCTGCCTCCGGCTGTCAATCCcgcggcccggccccgccccaccgGCGGAGCGTGGCAGGACGCAGGGCCGCGGGGGCTGTCGGGACGGCTCCAAGATGGCCGGGCGCTTGGGGTCCGCACCTGCTGGCGGCCCCGAGCCCCGTTCACTGCCACCGCTGCTGACCGGAGCCGCCAGTCGGCCCGGCGACTCCCGGGGCTGTCCCCACGGGGCAGAAGGCCGCCATGGCGACCCTGGAAAAGCCAGTGAAGGCCTTGGAGTCCCTCAAGTCCTTCCGGCAACAGCAGCGGCCGCCTCAGCCGGAACCGCCGCCGCCGCTTCAGCCTCCTCAGCCGGTACCGCCGCCGCCTCAGCCCCCTCAGCCGgtaccgccgccgccgcctcagccCCCTCAGCCGGCACCGCCGCCGCCTCAGCCGCCTCAGCgggcgccgccgccgctcccgccgcccgccccgccgtGGCCCAGGAGCCGCTGCAGAGACGGTGAGTCCCTGCGGACCCCGACCCCAGGGCCGCAGGCCCACCCGCCGtccccaagcccctccccagccctgcgcGGGTCTCCGTCCCTCCCTCGGCCTCCCCCGAAGGCCCCGAGGCGGTCCGGGCCCCAGGCCTCTGCTTTCCCGGCTGCGAAACTCGGGAAGGAACGGGGCTGTGTTGTGATCCGAGGCCGCGCGTCCCGTTCGGCTTCCTCTGGGCCACTCCCACCCCTCTCTTCGTGGGTCCAGGTGTAACATTTTATCTTCCCTTTTCAACTGACGGTTTAAAACAGTGTTTCAGATAACTGTCAAAACGCTATGCATGCAAAACCCTAGGTTAACTTAAGGGAAGGagtaggagagaagaggggaaggagcGAAGTTCACCGGTCACTTCTGTGGGGGTGGGTTAGATGGTCACAGTGGTGAACGCTTAACTGTCACATGGCTCCATATACTTACCATCATAGTCGTTACTGTTACTAACCCCGGACAGCACTGGTGTTAAGGAGGCATGACCACGGAACGTGTGCTCATTGAGCTTAATTTTACACAAACAGATTTCCACGGAATCAAGACAGGCAGTAAATGCCAGCTGCA
This portion of the Camelus ferus isolate YT-003-E chromosome 36, BCGSAC_Cfer_1.0, whole genome shotgun sequence genome encodes:
- the LOC116661688 gene encoding uncharacterized protein LOC116661688, with protein sequence MGEGWYFRGKPNFSLGKYPSLRDVKGLRSVAPLATSAGRAHESRRAGPGGRLKCQKQSRLSGQGSRRGKPRAPHASGDQKPSVTGTKEDRVSTYLLGSAGRLSGEPALRPRRGVGKRPAGVSGSQPTARPPCHPLGVVRGRPSPRGASAERGRPSPRETLNHKSPRPPHPPRRATQPRPRTALPISVQYPSPLAGKNAVIPAAVAAL
- the LOC106729210 gene encoding uncharacterized protein LOC106729210 isoform X3; protein product: MAGRLGSAPAGGPEPRSLPPLLTGAASRPGDSRGCPHGAEGRHGDPGKASEGLGVPQVLPATAAAASAGTAAAASASSAGTAAASAPSAGTAAAASAPSAGTAAASAASAGAAAAPAARPAVAQEPLQRRQMYLCTMYVNNDYRLETEKNYHFCQLGCRKIWTSGFHKWAEVTKTENVSSWSTCISGSVIMETLQQNQLSSIPCGQVQSCKCCELSDCFASTTGECENTPGERGCIYQCRLIHRRQLYSQS
- the LOC106729210 gene encoding ESX-1 secretion-associated protein EspK-like isoform X5, producing the protein MAGRLGSAPAGGPEPRSLPPLLTGAASRPGDSRGCPHGAEGRHGDPGKASEGLGVPQVLPATAAAASAGTAAAASASSAGTAAASAPSAGTAAAASAPSAGTAAASAASAGAAAAPAARPAVAQEPLQRRQMYLCTMYVNNDYRLETEKNYHFCQLGCRKIWTSGFHKWAEALCPVTLSSYMFKLCHNGNSAAESAVIYPMWPSAEAIILSELTVHPFFSSWYIN
- the LOC106729210 gene encoding uncharacterized protein LOC106729210 isoform X2, which encodes MAGRLGSAPAGGPEPRSLPPLLTGAASRPGDSRGCPHGAEGRHGDPGKASEGLGVPQVLPATAAAASAGTAAAASASSAGTAAASAPSAGTAAAASAPSAGTAAASAASAGAAAAPAARPAVAQEPLQRRQMYLCTMYVNNDYRLETEKNYHFCQLGCRKIWTSGFHKWAELCHNGNSAAESAVIYPMWPSAEENVKTLQEREVAYINADSYTEGNYTLRVDCTPLLFQLVYKLTKEWRNQTSFIWRNAIGC
- the LOC106729210 gene encoding ESX-1 secretion-associated protein EspK-like isoform X4; the protein is MAGRLGSAPAGGPEPRSLPPLLTGAASRPGDSRGCPHGAEGRHGDPGKASEGLGVPQVLPATAAAASAGTAAAASASSAGTAAASAPSAGTAAAASAPSAGTAAASAASAGAAAAPAARPAVAQEPLQRRQMYLCTMYVNNDYRLETEKNYHFCQLGCRKIWTSGFHKWAEENVKTLQEREVAYINADSYTEGNYTLRVDCTPLLFQLVYKLTKEWRNQTSFIWRNAIGC